AAAGGGCCCGTTCCCTACCTGAAATTTGGAAAATTTGAAAACCTGGGCACGCCCCGTTACCGTTATCTCATCACCGATTTCAAGAAACTGGCCAGTGTTGTTGGGGAGGGGATTTATCCCAACACCAGTGCGCTGCAGGACCCACGCTACAAGACGCTCTTGCAGGAAGGCCGCCTGAAAGGAAATCATTGGAATTTTGTCGATACCCCCAATGCGGCACTCAATTTTTATAAATGGGTCTCTACGGCTGAAGATCCCGGGGTGAAACAATTCTATACGTCCATTATGCTGGAACGCCTCGGGTTGACCGAGGAGGCGATTAAAGGGTATTACGCGGTGGCCGTTCATTTCCCGAAAACCATTTCCTACACGTATTTCAACACCCCCTGGTACGTCGGCTGCGCCTCGTTGGACCGGCTGGAACAGCTTCTGCGACGCCATCCCCAGTTCGACATGCGCTGGACCGGCGGCGGGGTCACCGTCCAGAATAAATTTGATACGTTGACCTCCAATGACAAGTTCAGCGCCGATCCAGGTCAGCTGGTGCCGGTCCGGAAGTGGAAAGACCCCTCGGTAAAGAATATTTCCAAACTGGCGGTGATCAAAACCGTGGGCGGTCCGCGGACCCAGTTGAGACAATATGCCAACCATCACTGGCAGTTTTTCGTCGACGGGAAACCGTTTGTCATTCGGGGGATCACCTATTCCCTTACGCCGGTGGGGCTTAGCCCAGACTTCGGGACCTGGGATGTGTCGAAGGATTGGCAGTTGATTGACACCAACCATAACGGTCTAAATGATGGTTTCTTTGAGTCCTATATCGATAAAAATGGAAACGGCCAGCAGGACCTGGACGAACCCGCGATCGGGGATGCCCAGCTGCTGAAAGATATGGGCGTGAACACCTTGCGTATTTACCACCATATCTACGACAAGGAACTTTTCCGCCGTCTTCACCGGGAATACGGGTTCTATTTCTTGTGCGGCGACCTCCTTGGAGGCTATTCGGTGGGCAGTGGGGCCTCCTGGAAAGAGGGAACCGACTACCGGAACCCCACGCAGCAGCAAACCATGCTCAACGGGGTTCGGCAGATGGTGGAGGAATACAAGGACGAACCCTATATTCTGATGTGGGTGATTGGGAATGAAAATGTCTACGGCGTCGCAAACAACGCCAAGAAGGATCCCGAGGCCTTTTTCGAACTGGTGGACCGTGCTGCCGAACTGATCCATCAGTTGGATCCCACCCGTCCCGTCGCCGTGGCGAACGGGGACATTCTGTTCATGGATATTATGAGAGCCAAATGCCCCCATGTTGATGTCATTGGAGCGAATGTTTACCGCGGAGAACAGGGCTTCGGCCGGAATCTCTTCCGGGATATCCAGAATTTGTTCGATAGGCCGGCTCTTGTCACGGAATACGGCGCGCCTGCCTATGGTGGAGGATTCTCCCAGGCCGAAGCAGAAGCCTACCAGGCGATGTACCTTGGCAACAGCTGGGAAGATCTCGAAGCGCATATGGCGGGCTATGGCGTCGGCAATGCGCTGGGGGGCGTCCTGTTTGAATTCGTCGACGAATGGTGGAAAGCCTGGGGTGATCTGCCCTTAAGAGTCAAGAAGGAAAAAGCAGCGTGGTATGATTCCCGCGCCGCGGGTTATAAAGACCTGCGGCCGGAGAACCATGACCCCCTTCCCCAGTTCGGCGGCCCGTTCCTGGACGGCTGGAGCTATGAAGAATGGTTCGGCATCGTCAGCCTGGGAAATGGCCAAGGCAGTCCCTTCGCGCGCACCCTTCGACCGGCCTATTTCACTTTGAAGGAGATGTGGAATCCTTCCTCCAAATGATCGTGCGCCTTCTTGTTGACAATCAAACAAATCATATGCTTTGATGCGGTCTCCTCGAGCCAGGTTTGCCGTCCGTGTGCAGAGGAAATCTCCGGGTTTATTAACAACTGGGATATCAAAGGAACCCTATGAGCGGATCAACGGCCGTTGAAATTACCCCCCAGGATCGAGTTCCCGTTTCCCAAAAAGTGATCTATGGTGTTGGGTCTCTCGCCAACAATCTGCTGGCGGCTGCCATCGGCTGCATGACCATCGTTCTCAACCTTGGCTTGAAGATGGATCCTGCCAAAATCGGATTGATCATGGCTTTCTCCAAACTGACCGATGCCTGTATCGATCCGGTCATGGGATATATTTCCGACCACTCCTCTTTCAAATGGGGTAGACGCCGGCCTTTCATTTTTGTCGGGGCGCTTTTGGCTGGCACCATCTTCGCGATGATGTGGCAGCTGCCATCCGGCCACAGCCAGAATTTCTATTTTTGGTTCTTTCTGATTGGCACCAATATTTTTTATATGGCTTATACCATCTACGCCGCGCCGTTCATCGGGTTGGGTTATGAGATGACGGCGGATTATCATGAGCGCACACGGATTCAGGCTTACGCCAATGTCATTGGACAGATCGCTTGGATGCTGATCCCCTGGTTCTGGTACATCATGAGTAACAAAGACTATTTCCCGGACAGCGTGACGGGCGCACGCAAGTTGGCGATCGGGGTGGGCGGCACTGTCGCAATCCTGGGAATACTCCCAGCTTTCTTCTGCAAGGAGCCTTTCTATAAGATCGCCGTAAAGGAGGAATCCAAAGACACAAACACATCCTGCAGACTTGTGGAAGGGCTGCTGCATCATGCGACCAGCTTTTTTACGGGTGTCTGGGTCGCCCTGAAGAACGTTCGTTTCTTGAAGCTGGTCTTCGCCACCTTCCTGGTTTTCAACGGATTCCAGATCGTTGCAGGACTGAGTTCTTACACGATCATTTACTACCTATTCGCGGGAGACCAAAACTTCGGAGGTAAGTACATGGGGTGGTTTGGAACGTTTTCCTCCATCTGTACGTTCTGCCTCATCCCGGTTGTTGCATGGGCAGCGACCCGAATTGGAAAAAAGAAGGCATTTATCATATCCACGGTTCTCGCCATCTTGGGCTATGCCATCAAGTGGCCGTGCTATGTCCCCGGGTCCTCCCAGGCAGTAGTCACCGTATCTATCCCGTTAATTTTTACGCACTGGGATCTGACATTTGCGAAAGGAGCCGTGAACTGGATTTTCCTTTCAGCGCCTCTCATAAGTTTTGGTTTTGCTGGACTCTTTACAACCGTCTGCTCCATGATTGCGGATGTTTGTGATCAGGATGAACTGGAGAACGGTCATCGACGTGAGGCGACGTTCGGAGCCATTTACTGGTGGATGGTGAAGCTCGGCATGGCTCTGGCGCTGGCTATTTCAGGCTATCTGCTGAACTTCACCGGATTTAATGTGGAGTTTGGCAGCCAACAAACCCCTTCAACGCTGCTCCTTCTCCGGGTATTCGAGATCGGCGTTACGATTATTGCCTACATCCTGGCTATTGTTGTGATGTCGACTTACGACCTGACACAGGAAAGAGCCTGCGAAATTCGCCGGGAGCTGGAGAAACGACGCGGCAAAACAGCCAGCGTTGCCTGACCGATCTACGGTCCCCGCCATTCTGTCTTCCTGAAGGGCCCCTTGATAAGCAAGGAGTGTGTTTAGGGATTTCCTCTGAAAGGAAAAGGTTTGTACATCCGGAAGGTGTGGCTGGTGGTTATTGGCCTCTTGGTAATAGGGATTCTTCCCGGCTGTGGGAGGAAGAACGATTCCAGCGGGCCGCCGCCGAAGGGCCGGATTCTTCTCTGGCATTGGATGACCGACCGGGAAGAGGTGTTTCAGCGGCTCGCCGATCAGTACCAGAAACAGACTGGGATTCGGGTTACTCTCGAACTTTACGCTCCCTCCGATACCTATGCCTCCAAAGTTCGTGCCTCTGCGCAGACGAACACCCTGCCCGACATTTTCGGAGTGCTGGATCCATCCCCCCGGGACCTGGCCAGCTATATTAATTCCGGGCACATCGCTGATCTGACGTCTGTTTTGGCCGCCGATCATCGGGCTTGGCAGAACACATTTTTCCAGAAGGCGCTGGCATCGGTCCATTTTATCGAGGGGAACTCCTATGGCATAACGCCGGGGATCTATGGTATCCCCATCGATGTCGCGAACATCCAGATTCTCTACAATAAGACCATGTTCCGGCAGGTCGGGCTGAATCCGGAACGCCCGCCGCAAACATGGGATGAATTTATCGCGGCCTGGCACCGGTTGAAGGCCGCGGGCCTTCCGGGATTGGTCAGCGGCTGGGGCGAGCTTTGGATGATTGACTGCTTCGCCAATAGTTATGCGTTCAACCTCATGGGAGAGAGCAAGGTGTTCGACACCTTCCGTGGGAAAGTCCCGTATACTGACCCGGACTGGGTCGCTGTGCTCGGGATCTTTGAAACGATCCGGAAGGAAGGCCTATTGGTGGACGGTGCCGTGACCATGGTCAACAAGACGGCTGAGCAGACTTTTGCCAACGGCAAGGCCGCCTTCGCCCTCAACGGTTCCTGGTCCGTGGATGTGTACCGGGGGATGAATCCCGATCTCTCCTTCGGCGTGATGCTGCCCCCGAGGATGAGCGACCATCATCCGATGCGGATCTGGGGCGGCGCCGGTTCATCATTTATTGTCAATGCCCATTCTCCTCAGAAGGACGAGGCCATCCGGTTCCTTCGGTGGCTGACCGCTGTCGAACAGCAAAACGTGCTGGCGGGAGAAACGCTGAATCTCCCAGCCAACCGCGCCAGCACGGCTCAGTTGCCGCCCGTACTAG
The sequence above is drawn from the Elusimicrobiota bacterium genome and encodes:
- a CDS encoding MFS transporter, producing MSGSTAVEITPQDRVPVSQKVIYGVGSLANNLLAAAIGCMTIVLNLGLKMDPAKIGLIMAFSKLTDACIDPVMGYISDHSSFKWGRRRPFIFVGALLAGTIFAMMWQLPSGHSQNFYFWFFLIGTNIFYMAYTIYAAPFIGLGYEMTADYHERTRIQAYANVIGQIAWMLIPWFWYIMSNKDYFPDSVTGARKLAIGVGGTVAILGILPAFFCKEPFYKIAVKEESKDTNTSCRLVEGLLHHATSFFTGVWVALKNVRFLKLVFATFLVFNGFQIVAGLSSYTIIYYLFAGDQNFGGKYMGWFGTFSSICTFCLIPVVAWAATRIGKKKAFIISTVLAILGYAIKWPCYVPGSSQAVVTVSIPLIFTHWDLTFAKGAVNWIFLSAPLISFGFAGLFTTVCSMIADVCDQDELENGHRREATFGAIYWWMVKLGMALALAISGYLLNFTGFNVEFGSQQTPSTLLLLRVFEIGVTIIAYILAIVVMSTYDLTQERACEIRRELEKRRGKTASVA
- a CDS encoding extracellular solute-binding protein, which translates into the protein MYIRKVWLVVIGLLVIGILPGCGRKNDSSGPPPKGRILLWHWMTDREEVFQRLADQYQKQTGIRVTLELYAPSDTYASKVRASAQTNTLPDIFGVLDPSPRDLASYINSGHIADLTSVLAADHRAWQNTFFQKALASVHFIEGNSYGITPGIYGIPIDVANIQILYNKTMFRQVGLNPERPPQTWDEFIAAWHRLKAAGLPGLVSGWGELWMIDCFANSYAFNLMGESKVFDTFRGKVPYTDPDWVAVLGIFETIRKEGLLVDGAVTMVNKTAEQTFANGKAAFALNGSWSVDVYRGMNPDLSFGVMLPPRMSDHHPMRIWGGAGSSFIVNAHSPQKDEAIRFLRWLTAVEQQNVLAGETLNLPANRASTAQLPPVLGSFASRMNLATQPTHWPVSENPTVTEAFDRGIQSILIGEKTPAQVAAEVEKLRREQTMR
- a CDS encoding glycoside hydrolase family 2 TIM barrel-domain containing protein, with protein sequence MRYPIFATLTLVVVPAWLWAGDIQRPLTRADAAPSQDSLTLAFPGVKGPVPYLKFGKFENLGTPRYRYLITDFKKLASVVGEGIYPNTSALQDPRYKTLLQEGRLKGNHWNFVDTPNAALNFYKWVSTAEDPGVKQFYTSIMLERLGLTEEAIKGYYAVAVHFPKTISYTYFNTPWYVGCASLDRLEQLLRRHPQFDMRWTGGGVTVQNKFDTLTSNDKFSADPGQLVPVRKWKDPSVKNISKLAVIKTVGGPRTQLRQYANHHWQFFVDGKPFVIRGITYSLTPVGLSPDFGTWDVSKDWQLIDTNHNGLNDGFFESYIDKNGNGQQDLDEPAIGDAQLLKDMGVNTLRIYHHIYDKELFRRLHREYGFYFLCGDLLGGYSVGSGASWKEGTDYRNPTQQQTMLNGVRQMVEEYKDEPYILMWVIGNENVYGVANNAKKDPEAFFELVDRAAELIHQLDPTRPVAVANGDILFMDIMRAKCPHVDVIGANVYRGEQGFGRNLFRDIQNLFDRPALVTEYGAPAYGGGFSQAEAEAYQAMYLGNSWEDLEAHMAGYGVGNALGGVLFEFVDEWWKAWGDLPLRVKKEKAAWYDSRAAGYKDLRPENHDPLPQFGGPFLDGWSYEEWFGIVSLGNGQGSPFARTLRPAYFTLKEMWNPSSK